The Micromonospora sp. NBC_00421 genome contains a region encoding:
- a CDS encoding response regulator, with protein MAEQSMEPGSDAPARVERLRVFLVDDHAMFRAGVRAELGAHVEVVGEASTVAEAVARIAATGPDVVLLDVHMPDGGGRAVLDAMRRSHPQVKFLALSVSDAAEDVIGLIRAGARGYVTKTISPDELTDAIRRVADGDAVFSPRLAGFVLDAFAARPDAPVADPELDQLTNREREVLRLLARGYAYKEIAKELFISIKTVETHVSNVLRKLQMSNRYELSRWAADRRLV; from the coding sequence ATGGCGGAGCAGTCGATGGAACCGGGTTCGGACGCCCCGGCACGGGTGGAGCGGTTGCGGGTCTTCCTCGTCGACGACCACGCCATGTTCCGGGCCGGGGTCAGGGCCGAGTTGGGCGCGCACGTCGAGGTGGTCGGGGAGGCGAGCACGGTGGCCGAGGCGGTCGCCCGGATCGCCGCGACCGGGCCGGACGTGGTGCTGCTCGACGTACACATGCCCGATGGCGGCGGGCGGGCGGTGCTGGATGCGATGCGCCGCAGCCATCCGCAGGTGAAGTTCCTGGCGCTGAGCGTGTCCGACGCCGCCGAGGACGTGATCGGGCTGATCCGGGCGGGTGCCCGGGGTTACGTCACCAAGACCATCTCCCCGGACGAGCTGACCGACGCGATCCGCCGGGTCGCCGACGGTGACGCCGTGTTCAGCCCCCGGCTGGCCGGCTTCGTGCTGGACGCCTTCGCGGCCCGGCCGGACGCCCCGGTCGCCGACCCGGAGCTGGACCAGCTCACCAACCGCGAGCGCGAGGTGCTGCGCCTGCTCGCCCGGGGGTACGCGTACAAGGAGATCGCCAAGGAGCTGTTCATCTCGATCAAGACGGTCGAGACGCACGTGTCGAACGTGCTGCGCAAGCTCCAGATGTCCAACCGGTACGAGCTGTCCCGCTGGGCGGCGGACCGACGACTCGTGTGA
- a CDS encoding thioester domain-containing protein has product MFVERGRRWAGLAAAFVTGGALVLAAAGPATAEPATKGVARAVPGTGVTLKLDGRTQKTSALALELKDGTVPVFCIDFHTPVARDGEYAEGTWGQSEVKNLGRVQWVLTHGYPNADRAKLLAAAGATLPGGLPDSRRDTLLYFGTQTAVWHFSDGVALGDWERGLTAAAEYDVIRRVHDYLVRNATEQPEPKAELSLDPASATATTGGRAGPFTVHGPAGEIALKVDGGNAVDAEGRPVGTTTNGGRFWLTATAAGRVTVTVSAPDSVSFGRVFLFSGGKNAKQKLILGGSTGTSVTAAAAASFAAAPASPSPSASPSGSPSPSPSASLSGSPSPSNPAESSSAPASPAPSTSPASNDGGLPLTGSPIALAALAGMALLAFGAVAVLLVRRRRVRFTA; this is encoded by the coding sequence ATGTTCGTTGAACGAGGACGACGCTGGGCGGGTCTCGCCGCGGCGTTCGTCACCGGTGGCGCGCTGGTGCTCGCCGCAGCCGGTCCGGCCACCGCCGAGCCGGCCACGAAGGGCGTGGCCCGCGCGGTGCCGGGCACCGGCGTCACGCTGAAGCTGGACGGTCGGACGCAGAAGACCTCGGCGCTGGCCCTGGAGTTGAAGGACGGCACCGTGCCGGTCTTCTGCATCGACTTCCACACCCCGGTGGCCCGCGACGGCGAGTACGCCGAGGGCACCTGGGGTCAGTCGGAGGTGAAGAACCTCGGCCGGGTGCAGTGGGTGCTCACCCACGGCTATCCCAACGCCGACCGGGCGAAGCTGCTCGCCGCGGCCGGGGCCACCCTGCCCGGCGGGCTGCCCGACTCCCGCCGCGACACGCTGCTCTACTTCGGCACCCAGACCGCCGTCTGGCACTTCAGTGACGGCGTCGCCCTGGGTGACTGGGAGCGGGGGCTGACCGCCGCCGCCGAGTACGACGTGATCCGGCGGGTGCACGACTACCTGGTGCGCAACGCCACCGAGCAGCCGGAGCCGAAGGCCGAGCTGAGCCTCGACCCGGCGTCCGCCACCGCGACCACCGGGGGTCGGGCCGGGCCGTTCACCGTGCACGGGCCGGCCGGGGAGATCGCGCTGAAGGTCGACGGTGGGAACGCCGTCGACGCCGAGGGCCGTCCGGTCGGCACGACCACCAACGGCGGCCGGTTCTGGCTGACCGCCACCGCCGCCGGCCGGGTCACCGTGACCGTCTCCGCCCCGGACTCGGTCTCCTTCGGGCGGGTCTTCCTCTTCTCCGGTGGCAAGAACGCCAAGCAGAAGCTGATCCTGGGTGGGAGCACCGGCACCTCGGTCACCGCCGCGGCGGCGGCGAGCTTCGCCGCCGCCCCCGCGTCGCCGTCGCCGTCGGCCTCGCCGTCCGGGTCCCCGTCGCCGTCGCCGTCGGCCTCGCTGTCCGGGTCGCCGTCGCCGTCCAACCCGGCGGAGTCCTCGTCGGCGCCGGCCAGTCCGGCCCCGTCGACCTCGCCGGCCAGCAACGACGGCGGCCTGCCGCTGACCGGGTCGCCGATCGCGCTGGCCGCGCTGGCCGGGATGGCCCTGCTCGCCTTCGGAGCGGTGGCCGTCCTGCTGGTCCGCCGCCGCAGGGTCCGCTTCACCGCCTGA